Proteins encoded together in one Streptomyces sp. B1I3 window:
- a CDS encoding DUF4442 domain-containing protein: protein MTVGEMLSASVPMVRTLNLEYLETTAERAVLSFPDQAEYHNHLGGPHAGAMFTLAESASGAVVVAAFGDQMARAVPLPVTTEMAFKKVAMGALTATATLGRPAAEVIAELDEGKRPEFPVRVEIRRADGAVTSEMSVVWTLRPNR, encoded by the coding sequence ATGACGGTCGGCGAGATGCTGTCCGCGAGCGTTCCGATGGTCCGCACCCTCAACCTCGAATACCTGGAGACCACCGCCGAGCGCGCTGTCCTCTCGTTCCCGGACCAGGCCGAATACCACAACCACCTCGGCGGACCGCACGCCGGAGCGATGTTCACGCTGGCCGAGTCCGCGAGCGGCGCCGTCGTCGTCGCCGCCTTCGGTGACCAGATGGCGCGTGCCGTGCCGCTGCCGGTGACCACCGAGATGGCCTTCAAGAAGGTGGCCATGGGCGCGCTCACCGCCACCGCCACCCTGGGCCGCCCGGCCGCCGAGGTCATCGCCGAACTCGACGAGGGCAAGCGCCCCGAATTCCCCGTGCGGGTGGAGATCCGGCGGGCCGACGGGGCCGTGACGAGCGAGATGAGCGTGGTCTGGACGCTGCGCCCCAACCGCTGA
- a CDS encoding DedA family protein, with protein sequence MHVQEWLETVPAVSIYLLVGVVIGLESLGIPLPGEIILVSSALLASQHGDIDPVVLGACASAGAIIGDSIGYAIGRKGGRPLLAWLGGRFPKHFGEAQIAMAERSFEKWGMWAVFFGRFVALLRIFAGPLAGVLRMPYWKFLIANVLGGIVWAGGTTAVVYSVGVVAEAWLKRFSWLGLVVAVLIGLTSMLVLKNRAKKAAEQSAGRPVATPESDSVPAAD encoded by the coding sequence TTGCACGTCCAGGAGTGGCTCGAGACCGTCCCCGCGGTCAGCATCTACCTGCTGGTGGGGGTCGTCATCGGGCTGGAGAGCCTGGGCATTCCGCTGCCCGGCGAGATCATCCTCGTGAGTTCGGCGCTGCTCGCCTCCCAGCACGGCGACATCGATCCCGTGGTGCTCGGCGCCTGCGCGTCGGCCGGAGCGATCATCGGTGACTCGATCGGCTACGCCATCGGCCGCAAGGGCGGGCGGCCCCTGCTCGCCTGGCTCGGCGGCAGGTTCCCCAAGCATTTCGGGGAAGCGCAGATCGCCATGGCCGAGCGGTCCTTCGAGAAGTGGGGCATGTGGGCGGTCTTCTTCGGCCGCTTCGTCGCGCTGCTGCGGATCTTCGCCGGGCCGCTGGCGGGTGTCCTGCGCATGCCCTACTGGAAGTTCCTCATCGCCAACGTGCTCGGCGGCATCGTCTGGGCGGGCGGCACCACGGCCGTCGTCTACTCGGTGGGAGTGGTCGCCGAGGCGTGGCTCAAGCGCTTCTCCTGGCTCGGCCTGGTCGTCGCCGTCCTGATCGGCCTGACCTCGATGCTGGTGCTGAAGAACCGTGCCAAGAAGGCCGCGGAGCAATCGGCCGGCCGGCCGGTGGCGACGCCCGAGTCCGACTCCGTGCCCGCCGCCGACTGA
- a CDS encoding gamma carbonic anhydrase family protein gives MAEKALVTGIGGKEPHIDPDAFVAPTSVLVGEVSLAPGSSVWYQAVLRADCGPISLGPDSNIQDNCSVHTDPGFPLTVGARVSVGHNAVLHGCVIEDDVLVGMGATVLNGAHIGAGSLVAAQALVPQGMRVPPGSLVAGVPAKVKRQLTAEEREGIAFNAAGYVELAKAHRQAHEG, from the coding sequence ATGGCAGAAAAGGCGTTGGTCACCGGCATCGGCGGCAAGGAGCCGCACATCGACCCGGACGCCTTCGTGGCGCCGACGTCCGTTCTCGTCGGCGAGGTCTCGCTGGCCCCCGGCTCCAGCGTCTGGTACCAGGCGGTACTGCGCGCCGACTGCGGCCCGATCTCGCTCGGCCCGGACAGCAACATCCAGGACAACTGCAGCGTGCACACCGACCCCGGGTTCCCGCTGACCGTGGGCGCCCGGGTCTCCGTCGGCCACAACGCCGTCCTGCACGGCTGTGTCATCGAGGACGACGTACTGGTCGGCATGGGCGCCACGGTGCTGAACGGGGCCCACATCGGTGCGGGTTCACTGGTCGCCGCACAGGCCCTCGTACCGCAGGGGATGCGGGTGCCCCCGGGCTCGCTCGTCGCCGGTGTACCCGCCAAGGTCAAGCGGCAGCTGACCGCCGAGGAGCGCGAGGGCATCGCCTTCAACGCGGCCGGCTATGTGGAGCTGGCGAAAGCGCACCGGCAGGCACACGAGGGCTGA
- a CDS encoding acyltransferase: MPKNGDTVSSLARWRRRVLAGAVHRGWAWLQETGAVTAQRPGKLRFGRIGPGTRLAFPQGTVFGERWIELGDHCIIAEQVTLTAGLMPDLDLGPQTVLTLGNGVVLGRGSHVVADTTVSIGSDTYCGPYVYITSTNHSYDNPDEPVGRQWPRMEPVVIGPGCWIGTGAVILPGARLGRNVVVAAGAVVRGEVPDHAVVAGAPARVVRRWDPDNGWQPPLRTPAPVPIPEGVTSEQLQAVADLLEDTGPGARPADADGVPVRRGNG; the protein is encoded by the coding sequence GTGCCGAAGAACGGAGACACGGTCTCCTCCCTGGCGCGCTGGCGTCGTCGTGTCCTGGCCGGTGCGGTCCACCGGGGCTGGGCCTGGCTGCAGGAGACCGGAGCGGTCACCGCGCAGCGTCCGGGGAAACTGCGGTTCGGCCGCATCGGACCGGGCACGCGGCTCGCCTTCCCGCAGGGCACCGTGTTCGGCGAGCGGTGGATCGAGCTCGGTGACCACTGCATCATCGCCGAACAGGTGACGCTCACCGCCGGGCTGATGCCCGATCTGGACCTGGGCCCGCAGACCGTGCTGACGCTCGGCAACGGCGTGGTGCTGGGCCGCGGCAGCCACGTCGTCGCCGACACCACCGTGTCGATCGGATCGGACACGTACTGCGGCCCGTACGTCTACATCACGTCGACCAACCACAGTTACGACAATCCCGACGAGCCGGTCGGCAGGCAGTGGCCGCGCATGGAGCCGGTCGTCATCGGCCCGGGCTGCTGGATCGGCACGGGCGCGGTCATCCTCCCGGGTGCCAGGCTCGGCCGCAACGTCGTGGTCGCGGCGGGCGCCGTCGTACGCGGGGAGGTCCCGGACCACGCGGTGGTCGCCGGGGCACCCGCCCGCGTCGTCAGGCGCTGGGACCCCGACAACGGCTGGCAGCCGCCGTTGCGGACGCCCGCGCCGGTACCGATCCCCGAGGGGGTCACGTCCGAGCAACTGCAGGCCGTGGCGGATCTGCTGGAGGACACGGGACCGGGTGCCCGGCCCGCGGACGCCGACGGGGTGCCGGTGCGCCGGGGGAACGGCTAG
- a CDS encoding EamA family transporter, producing MTALFALATSLLWGLADFGGGLLTRRTPALTVVVVSQCIAAVVLGCVVVATGGWSEAGGRLWFAVAAGAVGPVAMLSFYKALALGPMGVVSPLGSLGVAVPVAAGLTMGEHPGPLQLAGVGVAVAGVVLAGGPQLRGAPVQRRAVVLTLVAAFGFGAVMALIAEASTTVTGLFLALFVQRVTNIAVGGTALYVSVRRGGRALPEEGGRAVVVGALPALAFVGLADVAANGTYSVAAQHGPVTVAAVLASLYPVVTALAARGLLGERLRGVQAAGAGLALLGTVLLATG from the coding sequence ATGACAGCACTGTTCGCCCTGGCCACGAGCCTTCTGTGGGGCCTGGCCGATTTCGGCGGCGGGCTGCTCACCCGGCGTACGCCCGCACTGACCGTGGTGGTGGTGTCCCAGTGCATCGCCGCCGTGGTCCTCGGCTGCGTCGTCGTGGCGACGGGCGGCTGGAGCGAGGCCGGGGGCAGGCTCTGGTTCGCGGTCGCGGCCGGCGCGGTGGGCCCGGTCGCGATGCTGAGCTTCTACAAGGCGCTGGCCCTGGGCCCGATGGGCGTGGTCTCCCCACTCGGATCGCTCGGGGTGGCCGTCCCCGTCGCGGCCGGTCTGACCATGGGCGAACACCCGGGACCGCTGCAGCTCGCCGGGGTGGGCGTGGCCGTGGCGGGGGTCGTCCTGGCCGGCGGACCGCAGCTCCGAGGAGCCCCGGTGCAGCGTCGCGCGGTCGTGCTGACACTCGTCGCCGCGTTCGGTTTCGGCGCGGTGATGGCACTGATCGCGGAGGCGTCCACCACCGTGACCGGCCTGTTCCTGGCGCTCTTCGTCCAGCGCGTCACGAACATCGCCGTCGGAGGCACGGCCTTGTACGTCTCGGTGCGCCGTGGAGGCCGCGCCCTCCCCGAGGAGGGCGGCCGGGCGGTCGTCGTGGGCGCGCTGCCCGCCCTCGCCTTCGTCGGCCTCGCCGATGTCGCGGCCAACGGCACGTACTCCGTCGCCGCCCAGCACGGCCCGGTCACCGTGGCCGCCGTGCTGGCCTCGCTGTACCCGGTGGTCACGGCACTGGCGGCACGCGGCCTGCTGGGCGAGCGGCTGCGGGGCGTCCAGGCGGCCGGAGCCGGCCTCGCCCTGCTCGGGACGGTTCTCCTGGCGACGGGTTAG
- a CDS encoding helix-turn-helix domain-containing protein, with the protein MSDLDQLTQSLARNLKRWRGERGFTLDALAARAGVSRGMIIQIEQARTNPSVGTTVKLADALGVSITTLLDYEQGSQVRLVPESQAVRMWSTEAGSSTTLLVGTEARGPIELWAWHLMPGDSSASDPHPEGTVELLHVTAGELTLVVDGEAHAVSAGTSATFEAHVPHSYRNDGAEPVELTMAVSIPPVRGQAK; encoded by the coding sequence GTGTCTGACCTCGATCAGCTCACGCAGTCGCTCGCGCGGAATCTCAAGCGCTGGAGGGGCGAGCGCGGCTTCACTCTGGACGCCCTCGCCGCCCGCGCCGGAGTCAGCCGGGGGATGATCATCCAGATCGAGCAGGCACGCACGAATCCGAGCGTCGGCACCACCGTGAAGCTCGCCGACGCGCTGGGCGTCAGCATCACCACGCTCCTCGACTACGAGCAGGGCTCGCAGGTGCGCCTCGTACCCGAGAGCCAGGCCGTGCGCATGTGGTCCACGGAGGCGGGCAGCTCCACCACGCTCCTGGTGGGCACGGAGGCCAGGGGGCCCATCGAGCTCTGGGCCTGGCACCTGATGCCCGGCGACAGCAGCGCCTCCGACCCGCATCCCGAGGGGACGGTCGAACTCCTGCACGTCACCGCGGGCGAACTGACCCTGGTCGTCGACGGCGAGGCGCACGCGGTGTCGGCCGGCACCTCGGCGACCTTCGAGGCGCATGTACCCCACAGCTACCGCAACGACGGTGCCGAGCCCGTCGAGCTGACCATGGCGGTCTCCATCCCGCCGGTACGCGGACAGGCCAAGTGA
- a CDS encoding YbaK/EbsC family protein has protein sequence MRAPLGTFDDASPATDRLDLLTPPVAEAVAAGWGGVPAEQIVYIDTDPAIADTAVFAEHYGRELLDESANCVVVAGKRGGEVMLAACVVLSSSRVDVNGVVRKHLGARKASFASMDLAVGETGMEYGGITPVGLPAAWPLLLDPAVVDREWVLIGSGRRRGKLIVPGKALAALPAAVLVEGLGV, from the coding sequence ATGCGCGCACCCCTGGGCACGTTCGACGACGCCTCCCCCGCGACCGACCGGCTCGACCTGCTCACCCCGCCCGTGGCGGAAGCGGTGGCGGCGGGCTGGGGCGGCGTCCCCGCCGAGCAGATCGTCTACATCGACACCGACCCGGCCATCGCCGACACCGCCGTCTTCGCCGAGCACTACGGCCGGGAACTGCTGGACGAGTCGGCCAACTGCGTGGTCGTGGCAGGGAAGCGGGGCGGGGAGGTCATGCTCGCCGCGTGCGTGGTCCTCTCCAGCTCGCGCGTCGACGTCAACGGCGTGGTGCGCAAACACCTCGGAGCACGTAAGGCGTCCTTCGCGTCGATGGACCTGGCGGTGGGGGAGACGGGCATGGAGTACGGGGGAATCACCCCGGTCGGCCTCCCCGCGGCCTGGCCCCTCCTGCTCGACCCCGCCGTGGTCGACCGGGAGTGGGTGCTGATCGGCAGCGGCCGCCGCCGCGGCAAGCTGATCGTCCCCGGCAAGGCGCTGGCCGCACTGCCGGCAGCGGTGCTGGTCGAGGGCCTGGGCGTCTGA
- a CDS encoding aminoglycoside N(3)-acetyltransferase produces MRAVTQHPDGGDRVAAQLHGLGVERGGVLLVHASMRSAGEDAEAMAHALRRSLGPQGTLVVPSFTPENSDTSPFYLSRVRGLGAEARAALRAAMPPFDRATTPASPSMGRLAETVRLAPEAVRSGHPQTSFAAVGPAAATLLARHRPDCHLGEDSPLARLYEADAQVLLLGTGFATCSAFHLAEYRLPAAPRRLYRCVIAPDGGRRWWEYEDVELDDSDFAALGGDFERADVTGAVRRGRVGAAPCRLFPLRAAVDFATGWLVEHRVRAR; encoded by the coding sequence ATGCGTGCCGTGACACAGCATCCCGACGGCGGTGACCGGGTAGCGGCTCAGCTTCACGGGCTCGGCGTGGAGCGGGGAGGCGTCCTGCTGGTGCATGCCTCCATGCGTTCCGCGGGAGAGGACGCCGAGGCGATGGCGCACGCCCTGCGACGGTCGCTGGGTCCGCAGGGAACCCTGGTCGTCCCCTCCTTCACGCCGGAGAATTCGGACACGTCACCCTTCTACCTGAGCCGCGTCCGAGGGCTGGGCGCAGAGGCGCGCGCGGCCCTGCGGGCAGCGATGCCGCCCTTCGACCGGGCCACCACTCCCGCGTCGCCCTCCATGGGGCGGCTCGCCGAGACGGTCAGGCTGGCCCCGGAAGCGGTCCGCAGCGGGCATCCGCAGACGTCGTTCGCCGCGGTGGGACCGGCGGCGGCGACGCTGCTCGCACGGCACCGCCCGGACTGTCACCTCGGCGAGGACTCCCCCCTCGCCCGCCTGTACGAGGCCGACGCCCAGGTCCTGCTGCTGGGGACGGGCTTCGCCACCTGCAGCGCCTTCCACCTCGCCGAGTACCGCCTTCCGGCGGCGCCCCGCCGTCTCTACCGCTGCGTGATCGCACCGGACGGCGGACGCCGATGGTGGGAGTACGAGGACGTCGAGCTGGACGACAGCGACTTCGCGGCCCTGGGCGGCGACTTCGAGCGGGCGGATGTGACCGGGGCCGTGCGGAGGGGCCGGGTGGGGGCGGCACCATGCCGCCTCTTCCCCCTCCGCGCGGCCGTGGACTTCGCCACCGGCTGGCTGGTGGAGCACCGCGTCCGGGCGCGGTGA
- a CDS encoding CoA-binding protein: MYADDETVRRILQDSGDTWAVVGLSSNRSRAAYGVAEVLQRFGKRVVPVHPGAESVHGEQGYASLADIPFPVDVVDVFVNSALAGAVADEAVAAGAKAVWFQLGVIDEKAYERTRSAGLDMVMDRCPAIEIPRLSRRA; this comes from the coding sequence ATGTACGCAGACGATGAGACGGTCCGCAGGATCCTTCAGGACTCGGGCGACACCTGGGCGGTGGTCGGCCTGTCCTCCAACCGTTCCCGGGCGGCCTACGGGGTGGCCGAGGTCCTCCAGCGTTTCGGCAAGAGGGTGGTTCCGGTCCATCCCGGGGCCGAGAGTGTCCACGGCGAGCAGGGATACGCGTCGCTGGCGGACATCCCCTTCCCCGTCGACGTGGTGGACGTCTTCGTCAACAGCGCCCTGGCCGGCGCGGTCGCCGACGAGGCGGTTGCCGCAGGCGCGAAAGCGGTCTGGTTCCAGCTCGGGGTGATCGACGAGAAGGCGTACGAGCGCACCCGCTCGGCCGGTCTGGACATGGTGATGGACCGCTGCCCCGCGATCGAGATACCCCGCCTGAGCCGCCGGGCCTGA
- a CDS encoding YigZ family protein: MQEQYRTVARTGVHETEVNRSRFLCALAPAATEEEAQEFVARVRKEHPTATHNCFAYVIGADASVQKASDDGEPGGTAGVPMLQMLMRREVRYAAAVVTRYYGGVKLGAGGLIRAYGGAVGEALDALGTVTRRRYRLATVTVDHQRAGKLENDLRATGRGVHDVRYAEAVTIGVGLPDADVEGFTAWLADVTAGSATLELGGEAYGDVRPG; the protein is encoded by the coding sequence ATGCAGGAGCAGTACCGGACCGTCGCCCGCACGGGCGTGCACGAGACCGAGGTGAACCGGTCGCGCTTCCTCTGCGCGCTCGCCCCCGCCGCCACGGAGGAGGAAGCGCAGGAGTTCGTCGCCCGCGTGCGCAAGGAGCACCCCACCGCCACGCACAACTGCTTTGCGTACGTGATCGGCGCCGACGCCTCGGTGCAGAAGGCCAGTGACGACGGGGAGCCCGGCGGCACCGCGGGTGTCCCCATGCTCCAGATGCTCATGCGCCGCGAGGTGCGCTACGCCGCCGCCGTCGTCACCCGCTACTACGGCGGCGTGAAGCTCGGCGCCGGCGGGCTGATCCGGGCCTACGGGGGAGCGGTGGGAGAGGCGCTGGACGCGCTGGGCACGGTCACCCGGCGGCGGTACCGGCTCGCCACCGTCACCGTCGACCACCAGCGGGCGGGCAAGCTGGAGAACGACCTGCGCGCCACCGGCCGTGGCGTGCACGACGTCCGGTACGCGGAGGCGGTGACCATCGGCGTCGGGCTGCCGGACGCCGACGTCGAAGGCTTCACGGCCTGGCTGGCCGATGTCACGGCCGGATCCGCCACGCTCGAACTGGGCGGCGAAGCGTACGGCGACGTCCGACCCGGATGA
- a CDS encoding exonuclease SbcCD subunit D: MRILHTSDWHLGRSFHRVPMLDAQATLLDHLVRTVQEREVDVVVVAGDVYDRAVPPLSAVQIFDDALHRLAAVGVPTIMISGNHDSARRLGVGAGLIARAGIHLRTDPRECAVPVVLADAHGDVAFYGLPYLEPALVRDTLGATKASHEAVLTAAMDRVRADLATRPDTTRSVVLAHAFVAGGEPSDSERDITVGGVAAVPAGVFGGVDYVALGHLHGCQTVTERVRYSGSPLAYSFSEHAHRKTMWLTDLGADGEITAERVDCPVPRPLARLRGRLDTLLGDPALERHETSWVEATLTDPVRPDEPMARLLERFPHTLSLVLEPERPPEDPLASYAQRLEGRDDQQIAEDFVAHVRGGNGPTGPERAVLRTVLDDVRVNDVVNEVPR, from the coding sequence ATGAGGATCCTGCACACCTCGGACTGGCACCTGGGCCGGTCGTTCCACCGCGTCCCGATGCTCGACGCCCAGGCCACCCTGCTCGACCACCTCGTGCGGACCGTACAGGAGCGGGAGGTCGACGTGGTCGTCGTGGCGGGCGACGTCTACGACCGGGCGGTACCACCGCTCTCCGCCGTGCAGATCTTCGACGACGCGCTGCACCGGCTGGCCGCCGTCGGCGTGCCCACGATCATGATCTCCGGCAACCACGACTCGGCCCGCAGGCTCGGCGTGGGTGCGGGTCTGATCGCCCGGGCAGGCATCCACCTGCGCACCGACCCCCGCGAGTGCGCCGTCCCCGTCGTGCTGGCCGACGCGCACGGCGACGTGGCGTTCTACGGGCTGCCCTACCTGGAACCCGCCCTCGTGCGCGACACGCTCGGCGCCACGAAGGCGAGCCACGAAGCCGTCCTCACGGCCGCCATGGACCGGGTGCGCGCCGACCTGGCCACCCGCCCGGACACCACCCGGTCCGTCGTCCTCGCGCACGCGTTCGTCGCGGGTGGTGAACCCAGTGACAGCGAGCGCGACATCACCGTCGGCGGTGTCGCGGCCGTCCCGGCCGGTGTCTTCGGCGGCGTCGACTACGTCGCCCTCGGACACCTGCACGGCTGCCAGACCGTCACGGAGCGCGTCCGCTACTCGGGCTCGCCGCTCGCGTACTCCTTCTCCGAGCACGCCCACCGCAAGACGATGTGGCTGACGGACCTCGGCGCCGACGGGGAGATCACCGCCGAACGCGTCGACTGCCCGGTGCCGCGCCCGCTGGCCCGCCTCCGGGGGCGTCTGGACACGCTGCTCGGCGATCCGGCGCTCGAACGGCACGAGACGTCCTGGGTGGAGGCCACGCTCACCGACCCGGTACGCCCGGACGAGCCGATGGCCCGCCTCCTGGAGCGCTTCCCGCACACACTCAGCCTCGTCCTCGAACCGGAGCGGCCGCCCGAGGATCCGCTCGCCTCCTACGCGCAGCGGCTCGAAGGGCGCGACGACCAGCAGATCGCGGAGGACTTCGTGGCGCACGTACGGGGCGGCAACGGACCCACCGGGCCGGAGCGTGCGGTGCTGAGGACCGTTCTCGACGACGTACGGGTGAACGACGTCGTGAACGAGGTGCCGCGTTGA
- a CDS encoding SMC family ATPase, which produces MRLHKLGLTAFGPFGTTQVIDFDALSSAGIFLLHGPTGAGKTSILDAVCYALYGAVPGARQSPGTSLRSDHAPVDLPTEVRLELTVGGRRLEVTRSPAQLRPKRRGGGFTTEKAQSGLREYDPDRGWQALSRSHQEIGEEIGGLIGMSRDQFCQVVLLPQGDFARFLRADAEARGKLLGRLFDTRRFAAVEERLAELRRAAEAKVRSGDEQVLALAQRIAQAAGPAADEAALPETGPGEPGLAEGVLEWAAIARSGARERLDIARSVLSRAESRNAAARAALESERELARLQQRYEETRRRSAALEERRPEHDRCLEQLARARKADLVAPALELRDEAERAHRVAGAARERTRAELPHALADAGAEQLAGTERRLRAELGALDAARRAERRSGEIDAELAGLERQSRADDELIQEAADWLAGWDTTRRELSGRVQTAQEAATRTEQLAGRLGPARRRLEAARRRDALAVQEERAGAGLTAARERAVTAHETWLGLREQRLRGIAAELAAQLVDGVACAVCGSADHPEPARAGDGHVDRATEEAALEDHRRADRARAEAERELERLRERLAAARTEAAGAGDASDGTRSSGGDQAFDGERSSAGADVPLPEGPVGQASGHPGADAPVAALETVVAALTREHADAHRLASGMHAAREALAAAEREYLGRLDDRQQAERRAAARTSQREALERERSALEAELLHTRGSAGSVAAHAAVLERQVALLAGATEALRAEQRAAERRKEADGRLADAAFRAGFDTPQAAAAKLLSDTAQRELQHRIDAWQAEAAAVADRLAEEDARSAAGRPAASPDAAQAAYDVSARLLRDSAAALAAAQERCAQLDRLSARAADEVRALGPLRLEYGRVARLAGLAAGTSADNERRMRLEAYVLAARLEQVAAAATARLRRMSSGRYTLVHSDARSGGRRAGLGLHVVDAWTGRERDTATLSGGETFFASLALALGLADVVTDEAGGVRLDTLFIDEGFGSLDDQTLDEVLDVLDSLRERDRSVGIVSHVADLRRRIPTQLEVVKERHGSTVRHRAAGTPNA; this is translated from the coding sequence TTGAGACTCCACAAGCTCGGCCTCACCGCCTTCGGCCCCTTCGGCACCACTCAGGTGATCGACTTCGACGCGCTGTCGTCGGCAGGCATCTTCCTGCTGCACGGGCCGACGGGCGCGGGGAAGACCTCGATCCTGGACGCGGTCTGCTACGCGCTGTACGGAGCGGTGCCCGGCGCCCGGCAGAGCCCCGGCACCTCACTGCGCAGCGACCACGCGCCGGTGGACCTCCCGACCGAGGTCCGCCTGGAGCTGACCGTCGGCGGGCGCCGGCTGGAGGTCACCAGATCACCCGCCCAGCTCCGTCCCAAGCGCAGGGGTGGCGGTTTCACCACGGAGAAGGCGCAGAGCGGGCTGCGCGAATACGACCCCGACAGGGGATGGCAGGCACTCAGCCGCTCCCACCAGGAGATCGGTGAGGAGATCGGCGGGCTCATCGGAATGAGCCGGGACCAGTTCTGCCAGGTGGTACTGCTGCCCCAGGGCGACTTCGCCCGCTTCCTGCGCGCGGACGCGGAGGCGCGCGGCAAGCTGCTCGGCAGGCTCTTCGACACCCGCCGGTTCGCCGCCGTGGAGGAGCGACTGGCCGAGCTGCGACGCGCCGCCGAGGCCAAGGTCCGGTCAGGCGACGAACAGGTCCTCGCCCTCGCCCAGCGGATCGCCCAGGCGGCCGGGCCCGCGGCGGACGAAGCCGCACTGCCCGAGACCGGACCCGGCGAGCCCGGTCTCGCCGAAGGCGTACTGGAATGGGCCGCGATCGCACGCAGCGGGGCCCGTGAACGGCTCGACATCGCCCGGTCGGTCCTGTCCCGGGCGGAGAGCCGGAACGCCGCCGCCCGCGCCGCGCTCGAGTCGGAGCGCGAGCTCGCCCGGCTCCAGCAGCGGTACGAGGAGACGCGCCGCCGCTCCGCGGCACTCGAGGAACGCCGGCCGGAGCACGACCGCTGCCTCGAACAGCTGGCACGTGCGCGCAAGGCGGACCTGGTCGCCCCCGCGCTCGAACTGCGCGACGAGGCCGAGCGGGCCCATCGCGTCGCCGGCGCGGCCCGGGAGCGCACACGTGCCGAACTGCCCCACGCCCTGGCCGACGCGGGAGCCGAGCAGCTGGCCGGCACGGAGCGCCGGCTCAGGGCGGAGCTCGGCGCACTCGACGCCGCCCGCCGCGCCGAACGGCGCAGCGGTGAGATCGATGCCGAACTCGCGGGCCTCGAACGGCAGTCCCGCGCCGACGACGAACTGATCCAGGAGGCGGCGGACTGGCTGGCCGGGTGGGACACCACCCGTCGGGAACTGAGTGGGCGCGTCCAGACGGCCCAGGAGGCCGCTACCCGCACGGAACAGCTGGCGGGAAGGCTCGGCCCCGCGCGCCGGAGGCTGGAGGCGGCACGCCGGCGCGACGCCCTCGCCGTGCAGGAGGAGAGGGCCGGGGCCGGCCTGACAGCGGCTCGTGAGCGTGCCGTGACGGCACACGAGACCTGGCTGGGGCTGCGCGAGCAGCGGCTTCGGGGCATCGCGGCGGAGCTGGCCGCCCAGCTGGTCGACGGCGTGGCCTGCGCGGTGTGCGGGTCGGCCGACCATCCGGAGCCGGCCCGTGCGGGCGACGGCCATGTGGACCGGGCGACTGAGGAAGCCGCTCTCGAGGACCACCGGCGCGCCGACCGGGCCAGGGCGGAAGCCGAGCGCGAACTCGAGCGCCTCCGCGAACGCCTCGCCGCGGCGCGGACGGAGGCGGCGGGCGCCGGGGACGCCTCCGACGGGACCCGGTCCTCCGGCGGGGACCAGGCTTTTGACGGTGAGCGATCCTCCGCCGGGGCGGACGTGCCGCTCCCGGAAGGACCCGTCGGGCAGGCCTCCGGCCACCCGGGGGCCGACGCCCCGGTGGCCGCTCTCGAGACGGTCGTCGCCGCGCTGACGCGGGAGCACGCGGACGCGCATCGCCTGGCCTCCGGGATGCACGCGGCCAGGGAGGCGCTCGCCGCGGCCGAGCGTGAGTATCTCGGAAGGCTCGACGACCGGCAGCAGGCCGAGCGGCGTGCCGCTGCCCGCACCTCGCAACGGGAAGCTCTCGAACGCGAACGGTCCGCACTGGAAGCCGAACTGCTGCACACCCGCGGCTCCGCGGGCTCCGTCGCCGCGCACGCGGCCGTGCTCGAGCGGCAGGTCGCGCTGCTCGCCGGCGCGACGGAAGCGCTCCGGGCGGAACAGCGAGCCGCCGAGCGGCGCAAGGAAGCGGACGGGCGCCTCGCCGACGCCGCCTTCCGGGCCGGATTCGACACCCCGCAGGCCGCAGCGGCGAAACTCCTGAGCGACACCGCCCAGCGGGAACTGCAGCACCGGATCGACGCCTGGCAGGCGGAGGCCGCGGCCGTCGCCGACCGGCTCGCCGAGGAGGACGCGCGGTCCGCAGCCGGCCGCCCGGCCGCGAGCCCGGATGCCGCGCAGGCGGCGTACGACGTGTCGGCGCGGCTGCTGCGCGACAGTGCGGCCGCACTCGCCGCCGCGCAGGAGCGCTGTGCGCAGCTCGACCGGCTCTCGGCGCGCGCTGCTGACGAGGTGCGCGCACTGGGGCCGCTGCGCCTGGAGTACGGCCGGGTGGCCCGCCTCGCCGGGCTGGCCGCGGGCACCTCGGCCGACAACGAGCGCAGGATGCGGCTGGAGGCGTACGTACTCGCGGCCCGACTCGAACAGGTCGCCGCCGCGGCGACGGCGCGTCTTCGGCGGATGTCGTCGGGCCGCTACACCCTGGTCCACTCCGACGCGCGCAGCGGAGGCCGCAGGGCAGGCCTCGGCCTGCACGTCGTCGACGCGTGGACGGGCCGGGAGCGTGACACCGCCACCCTGTCCGGCGGAGAGACCTTCTTCGCCTCACTGGCCCTGGCGCTCGGCCTCGCCGACGTCGTGACCGACGAGGCCGGCGGCGTACGGCTGGACACGCTCTTCATCGACGAGGGCTTCGGCAGCCTGGACGACCAGACCCTGGACGAGGTGCTCGACGTCCTGGACTCGCTGCGGGAACGGGACCGCAGCGTCGGGATCGTCAGCCACGTGGCCGACCTGCGCCGCCGGATCCCGACGCAGCTCGAAGTGGTGAAGGAGAGGCACGGATCGACGGTCCGCCACCGGGCTGCCGGCACACCTAACGCCTGA